From the Catharus ustulatus isolate bCatUst1 chromosome 31, bCatUst1.pri.v2, whole genome shotgun sequence genome, the window GCTGCTGCCAAACTCCCTCccaaggatttggggattgATTTAGTCCAGTTTTGGGACCAATTCTTAGATTCCAGGCTCTGGGCACGGCCCATCCCTtgcttccctttcctctttcaaaGTCCCTCTTGGAGATGGCTCCTCAGGGATGTCGGAGCAGTGTTGCTGGCAGACTGGGGGAACTAGGAGGGGACTTAATGATACCGGGGGACACGTGCTGGTGCTCTGGGACCAAACTGGGCCTATCTCGAGTGTTTCCTGACCCGGAACCAAAGCCCACGCCCGGTCCCGGCTCACCCCCAGTTTCTGGGacccacccccctccccgggaATCCCCCGCGGTGTCCTGGCCGGGAGCCCGCCCCCCGATGTCTGTCCCAGGACACCTTCCCCCCGGTGTCCCGTCTCGGGAACCCGCACCCCAGTGTCTGTCCCGGGACGTCCCCGGTGTCCCGGCCCGGGAATTCGCCCCGATCCCACCGCGCCCACGTGTCGCGTTCCCGCCGCGGTGCGCCCACGTGACCTTGGGGGGGGCGTACTCGCTGCCTGCATGAATGACGGCGACCTCAGCCAATCCCGTGCGGGAACGCCCTCGTGCTCGCTGCTGATTGGCCAGCGGGCGGGCCAATGAGACGGCGGGGCGGGTGCACGGCGCGGCAGCGCGGAGGCCGCGGCGGCAGAGAGGTAAGATGGCGGCGGCGCCTGCTGCTCGCAATGGGGCCCGATCTACCCCTCAGCGCGGCCCCCGAGTGCTTCTCCAGGGCTCCTCCGTCCTGAACCGTCCCGGGGGTGGGTTTCCTCCCGCTCTGCCCTCTGGTAGCGCTGCCTGAGCGCCGCTCAAGGGTGCCCCTCACGCCCGCCGCCCGCGGACAAAATGGCGGCGccggggcggcgggagcgcgcaTGCGCGGGAGCGCGGCGGCAGAGCACGTGCGCGGGCCGGGAGCACCGGGATAGAACCGGGGACAGACCGGGATGGACCAGGATAGAGCCGGGCATGGACCGGGATGCGCGCTGCTGGAAACCGGGATAGGGGCGGGAGTAAACCGGCATGAGCACCGGAAAAGACCGGGATAAACCGTGGTTGAGGCTGGATGGGCAACGGGGATGCGCCGGTATGGAGGCGGGGGTAAACGCCGGTAGCAGGGCAGGATGAATCACCGGGATACGTCGGGATAGAGGCAACCATGGGCACTGGGAGAAGAGGATCCTCCACAGATTTCTGCAGGGGTAAAAGTTCCTTCCAACGTTATTGGGAATTACCTCCTTAGGAGCAGCCTCATCTTCTGCTGAAGGGGTCAGACTTTTATTCAAATTCTTTATCAGTGTTTTATTCCGTTCCCTTTCCTTGCTGGgcatccctcctgcagcatcGGCATGAACAGGATCCGGATTCACGTGTTGCCGACCAGCCGAGGCCGCCTGACCCCGGTGCCACGGCCGCAGGAGCCCCTGGCCTGCGCCTTCGccccccggccctgctcccagccccgccTGGAAGGGCAGGAATTCTGCATCAAGCACATCCTCGAGGACAGGAATGCTCCCTTCAAACAGTGCAGCTATGTGTCCACAAAGAACGGGAAGCGTTGTCCCAACGCTGCTCCCAAACCTGAGAAGAAGGATGGGTGAGTGGCTCTGCCTCCTGGCTTTCCAGTTCCAAACTCGAAGGAATTAAATCAGGCAGGGggtggtttttctgtttttcttccctgttgaaggaagagctggagctgtgtcaggggagatttatattggattttgggaaaaggttcttcccccagctgAGCACTTGAAcagctcctcagggaagtggtcacatTGGCAACCCTGCCAGAGCCCAAGCAGTGTTTGGATAATGCACCCAGGAAcatggtgggattttgggatgtcctGTTTAAGACCTggagttggacttggtgatccttTGCAGGTCCCTTTCAGGATATTCCACAACTCTTCTCTTTCAGCTGTTTGATTTGGGTTACCTCTGAGAAGTATCTCCCTCTTTCCAAAGTGTTTTTAAGCTGGAGAAGGACTCCATGGAGTTATTTTGGGACTGTGGGTTgtgccctggcccagcagaaGGTGGCTGCATTGCTCCAGGCCCCACACtgcatctgtgtgtgctgtccttccctcatcccagcacatcccactgCCAGTGCATAATCCCCAGAGCAACCACTCAGATCCTTTTGGAGCTTTGACCtggttgtgctgctgcttcccttaGGCCTTTAAAATGCTTGAGTGAAAGGGTTGGAACTGTTATGGATGACAGAGCACAGATTCCTCAAAGGAGCATTGCTTTCAGAGATTTACTGGGATGCAGATAGTGGTTGTCTCCACTCTGGTCCCTGTGCCATAAAATGTGGGGAAGGCAGAGTCCAGTGAGAATGTTTGAAATCAGAAGAGCTCAAAAACTTACCCACCTCACTGGCTTTAGCTGAAAGCTCTTTGTactccctgctgctggtgcctAGAGTGGTGGGTGGGctctcagcattcccaggctGGACTTGCAGCCAGCTCCCTGTCAGAGATTCCAGGTGCCAGGGGTTGTTCCCTGCccttctgccctgctcaggtgaaaCCCTGCatccagagctgcctccagccctgctcccagcacaggaaaaacaaggaGCAGTTGGAGTGATTCCAGAGAGACACCAAGATGAGcaaagggatggagcagctctgctagaaggaaaggctgagagagtttgGATTgttctggagaagagaagctcAGAGGTGACCTAATTGTGACCATAAAGTGCCTGAAGGAAAGATGGAGACACTGTTTACAAAGGgtggagtgccaggacaaggagggaatggctcccactgccagaggcagGGTATCACAGGGAGTAAATTTCTCCCTGTGAGGCTGGGGAGGCTCTGGAATGAATTTCCCAGAGAATCTGGGGCTGTCCCAAcactggaagtgtccaaggccaggctggaccgggcttggagcagcctgggacagtggaaggtgtccctacccataacaagggtggaactggatgagctttacATGCCCTCTCAATCCAAagcatcctgggattctgtgcaaATGCAGGAATGCAGAAGGTTTGGGAGCTAttgcagggctggtggctgctcCTTTGGGATGGCTGTGCTCACTGAAATCCCTTTAGGGGCCTCTTCAAAAGAGGATTTTCCCCCCACATCCCCATTTTCTCTGGCATGAGGAAAACACAATGCTTTTAATCCCCAGATTATTGTGGCATCATCCTGCATTTCAGCAAACACACTTGAGAGCCTCAGGAATGCACTGAGGCAAAAGCAAAGCCCCAGGATCtatgggagctgctcctgtgagcGAGGTGTCCTCTCAGTGTTTGGTTCTTCCTCAGATTGCTGAGCACTGGTGTTGGAGACAAACCTTGGGGTTTGGTGATAGAGGAGGGATTGTGTTGCAGTTATTCTGTCCAGATGGACACAGTTGGTATCACCACCAGTCGTTTAGTGGCAAACCCTATGTGCCTTCCTCTCTTAACTTCTTTTCCTCACAACTCTCACTCCTCCTTTCATAGACCTCTCTCAGACTCTGACTCCTTTTCTCATAGGCAGCTTCACACAGCACTGATCCCTTTTCTTACAGGCAgttccacacagcactgactccttcttGCACTCTGCATGACTGGCTGACCCCAAGCTGTTCCTTTCCTGGCCACCTTACCCTGACTGTCCCTCACACACCCACGTGTCCCTcacctgctcacagcacagccacctccttCTCTTACTCCAGCAGACTCTTGAGTCTTATCTCCAATTCAAACTGCAACTGCCTGTAACTGTGGCCACTCTTTTATATTCCCCAGACTGATTGGGCAGACACAGATGCTTCCACTCCTTGGTaatcagcacagctgcagtttCTGGCAAAGATTCCCTCCTGCGCTATCTGTCCTTTCAGCCTGGCTACCCCCaggactgcaggagctgggacagcaagCAGGGTCAGGCTTGGGGAGGTGCTCACATCAGCTTTTAGGTTGTTCCTccccaaattacagtaatttcacgattataagccgcaccattttgacgaaaattttggtccgaacccaaagtgtggcttataatcaggtgtggcttatatatggacaaagaatgaaaagttgctgttttagtttggaggacaggtgtctgctgagaaaggcaggagcttctctttgaaatggagaatgtaaaccccctccctccaaattattagaattttgaaatcaaggggctctctggcaaagatatgggaattaggaataacagttctttactagggaaattaaaatagaaatacagcactacaaagaacaaactccaaaccctgacacagtcagagtacagcctgacacccgtcaggcagggtgctggcagcagtcccatcccatggtggctgcatcctcctgcagtgacagatgtggctcagctggagcagtgctcctgtacaaggtgcagtttccctctggagctccagtggtgatgtggaggaatcccgtttccctctgaagtccagtggagaaaggggctcccttagtgtcccaaaccctctgtttttatcttggtaagaaatgttgggctcttccccctggctggagcaactcccaatgggatgcagtaattttatcagtcccacagtgggactcaatggccattggcagaaaattactcctggaggaaggatgggttgtgaaaagataaagaacactgccccagctggtttataaaacatggccatgaacaggagatatcccatgagataaagaacactgccccagctggtttataaaccatggccattaacaggagatatcccatgagataaagaacgctgccccacctggtttcaatggatgcccattaacagaatatctcccacagagatcaggatcactgccccaccctcaacagatggtgatggaacagacaccttttatcacaccctgtattgtaacccaagacacttgtggcttataatcatgaaattgctgtattcCATGATTCCTTGCCTGGCTGAGGGTTGTATTGAACCATGGTTTGTCCTGCAGCACCTCGTTCTGTGCGGAACACGCCCGGCGGAACGCGCTGGCGCTCCAGGCTCAGGTGAAGAAATCCAACCCCGGCCCCGTGGGTGAGaccctcctgtgccagctgagctCCTATGCccgggcagagctgggctcccagagcactgagagcaCCAGGAGCGAGGCCAGCCGCATCCTGGGTAAGGACTAAACCTCATGGTgtaggattttagcttttatgtTTTCAGATCCTTCAAATCCATTAGTGCATGGCCATCTGCATCCTGGGTAAGGACTGAACCTGATGCATTCACTgggattttagcttttatattttaaaatcgTGTACTGCATTAATGCAGAACTCTCAACTCCATATGGAGTGTTAGTTAGCTGTCTTTGTGTTTTGGTCAGACAAAGCAATTCCTCCAGGCCTGAAACTTAAGGACATCCACAGCCTCAGGCCCTGAAAAGCccaaacaaaagtgaattgggGGGGAAGTAAAGTGGAGGAatatgacttcattacctgaaacTAATTGGAGGATTAACCCCTGATATGTAAATAGACCAAACTCATACCTCTCTGAAAATCCTGTGACCCTCATCCATGTTGGGTGTAGACTCTAGGAGGGTACtgactgcccaaggtgtatctgTTGAAGGCCTTTAGTAAATACCCACTTTATTCTCTTAACCTTGTCTGGCCTCTGTTCTAGGCAGCCACTCCAAGCTATCAAACCCAaaagcagtgccaggctgctgtgTTCCTGTGGGGGAAAGCCAGCAATATCCCTTTTTCAGTCCAGTGGGAGAAAGGTCCCATAGCCTGGGAGTAAACACTGGGATTTTATCAAGCCTGGTGTGTCTCACTGCAGAGAAATCCAACTGCAGAGAAATCCTGCAGGTTTAACGTGGAAATGTTGGTAGGGCTGCTAAATAGCACCACTGTAATTCCTGGTGGTTCCTGGAAGGGCTGAAGCATCATTCCCTGTGTGTTCTGCCTGTTCCAAACTGGGAGTTTTCCTGTTGTTCACTGCTCCATGTCCCTCactcagaattttggggtggagaaTTCCCCCTTGGtgtgaggcagagctggctcagcTCCCTGGGGTGAGCTCCAGGGTGTCCCTGGTCAtgctgggatgtgggacagTGTCTGTGACTcctgtgctgtgttctgcagaCGAGGACAGCTGGAGTGACTGCGAGCAGGACCCTGTGACCGTGGATCAGACGTGGCGTGGGGACCCCGACAGCGAAGCTGACAGCATCGACAGCGACCAGGAGGATCCCCTCAAGTAGGTTGGGGAGTTAAATCCATCTTATCTTCTGGGATAGAAAAAAGGCTCAGGGGGAAACCTTCTGGCTTTtcacaactccctgacagggggatgcagccaggtggggggtcaggctctgttcCCTGGAAACAaaggacaggacaagaagaaacGGCCTCAgtctgtgccaggggaggttcagattggacatcaggaggaattccTTTCTGGAAAGAgttgtcaggcattggaattGCCCTGGaaagtggtggagtccccatccttGGAGGTATCCAAggaatgactggatgtggcactcagggctctgatggggatcagtcacaggttggactcaatcctggagagcttttccagcctctgggattctgggattccaggGTGGCTGCTGCCTGCTACACACATGTTCCATGTTCTGGGCCCACTGTGGCTCCAGGGGACAGTGATAGTGTTAAAAACATGATGGTTTTTCATGGATTTGTGCCCATGTGTTTGTTGGCTGTGGATACTCTCAGGTCCTGGAGCTGGGGTTTTCTGGGAAGCACTTGCTGCTCATCGTCTTCCAGAGTGGAGTGGCTCCCTTGGCAGCATGTTTGGGTGATCCCAACTCttaaaaaaagcctgaaattgAGTATTTCAGCTCATCACTTGTTGATGGTGTTACCCACAATGTTCCCAGTCACATCAGTGTTGTTTGTGGGGGGAACAGCCCAGAGGGACCCCCACATAACAATAATCCTGAGAGACCCTCACAGATTCAGAGAATCAAGCCTTGAGGGTCTCCCAGATCCTTTGGAGGCTCAGCCCAAATGCTTTGAAAGAAGAATCCTGAGAGACCCCCACACCCTTTGGGACAACAGCCCCAGGGGACCCCCTGCACCCTGAGAGGGATCAGTGCTGAGAGATCCCCCCACCCTGAGGGGGATCAGCCCTGAGAGACCCCCCCACATCATTTTGGAGAACAGCCCTGAGGGATCCCCACACCTTTGGGGGATCAGCCATGAGGGATCTCCACACCCTGAGGGAGATCAACCTTAAGAGATCCTCACACCCTGAGGGGGATCAGCCCTCAGGGATCCCCACTTCTTTAGGGGATCAACCTTGAGAGATCCCCACACCCTGAGAGGGATCCCCACACCTTGAGGGGGATCCCCACACCCTGAGGGGAATCAGCCCTCAGGGATCCCCACACCTTTGGGGGTTCAGCCTTGAGAGACCCCCCACACCCTTTTGGAGAACAGCCCTGAGGGATCCCCACACCTTTGGGGGATCAGCTCTCAGGGATCCCCCCCACCCTGAGAGGGATCCCCACACCCTGAGGGAGATCAACCTTTAGGGATCCCCCCACCCTGAGGGGAATCAACCCTGAGGGATCCCCACACCCTGAGGAGGATCAACCCTCAGGGATTCCCACACCTTTAGGGGATCAACCATGAGGGATCCCCACACCTTTGGGGGTTCAGCCTTGAGAGACACCCCACACCCCTTTGGAGAACAGCCCTGAGGGATCCCCACACCATGAGGGAGATCAACCTTGAGGGATCCCCACACCCTTTTGGAGAACAGCCCTCAGGGATCCCCACAGCTTTAGGGGATCAGCCCTGAGGGATCCCCACACTTTTGGGGGTTCAGCCATGAGGGATCTCCACACCCTGAGGGGAATCAGGTTTGAGACACCCCCACACCCTTTTGGAGAACAGCTCTCAGGGATCCCCACACCCTCTGGGGCTTCATCCCCCGACTCTTCAGCAGAACAAACCCATGGCATCCCCTGACCCTTCAGGGATCAACCCTGAGGAGCCCCCAGACTCTTTGTGGGGCTCAGTCTCCAAGGACCCTCCCAGACAGCCCCTGTTGCTGGGGTTTGCAGGCATGCTGGTGTGTACACAGCCGAGGAGGTGGCTCTGATCATGAGGGAGAAGCTGATCCGGCTCCAGTCCCTCTACATTGACCAGTTCAAGCGGCTGCAGCACCTGCTGAAGGAGAAGAAGCGCCGGTTCCtgcacagcaggaagggagagcACGAGGCCATCGGTGAGCCCAGACCTCCTGGCTGAGGGCATGCACGTAAAGCTGCTAAAAATTGGGAGTTTGGGCCTTTCTAGAGGCAGATTTCAGAGGGTTCCACACTCAGAGCAGGTGTTTttttgaggggctggagcacaaggagaagggtctggagaactgagggagctggggaggggctgaacctggagaaaaaggagctCAGGTGGGACCATCTCACTCTCTgaaggagggtgcagccaggtgggggtcaggctctgctcccaggaaccATGAGACAGAGGAAATTACCTcaaactgtgccaggggaggtttgggttgggcATCAAGAGGATTTCTGTATGGAAAAGGTGTTCAAGCATTGGAACTGCCCGGGGAGGTGGTAgaatccctgctcccagaggtGATCAAGGAACAGCTGGACAttgcactcagtgctctggtgtGGTTGACAAGGCAGGGatcagtcacaggttggactctgATCCTGGAGAGCTCTCCCAACCTgagtgattccatgattctgtgctGGTCCTGTGCCCAGAGATCCATATCACTGCAGTCACAAAGCTTGTGCCTTTCTTTGCTCTTCAGAGTTTGCAGCGCTGGCAGGAAATGAGCTATAATGTTAATTCTGAGACAAAAGTGCTTATTTTGTACTGggatttcctgttttttccttttacgAACAAAAAATATTCGTTCATAAGGCCCTTGGTGTGGACAGGAGTTGGTTCCAGTAACACCAGTGCTGCTGTACTGGTGTATCCCTCCTTAGCAGGGATGCAGctttctctctgcctctgctggcaTTCTCCCTGTGCAGAATATGCTCTTGGaagcaggaattcccagttcAACAGAGGCAAAACCGAGTTGTGTAACTGATCCCCAAGTATTGCAGAGGAAAGGACTCTTTTTCCAGCACCATCCTTTAATAGCTCATCCTGGAAAACGCCATAATTCAGCTCAGGCTCAAGTAAAAATAACCAGGAGTTTGGTACATACCAATTTTGCAGAACTCTTTTTAGCAAACGAGTCAGAGAAAAGCAGATCCTGAGCGCTGCCCTGTAATTACACCAGGAATGCTGGCGGGAAGCTTCCAGAACTCGCACAGGAGTGACCTGGAATTTGACAAGTTTCTATTCTGCTGCCGAAATCACAATGCATGGGAGtggctgaattatttttaaaggagcttttaaaaatactctgtgGGCCCAAGCATTCCTGGAGAGGTCAGGATAAATTTTGGGATGGAACCTGCACCACCAGGCGTCACCCAAAGCTGCTCTTCTGTTGATCCTGTGGATGGAGCCCTCAAAACCCTCAACAGCTGATCTTGATGCCAAAAAAACAAGCAGGTAGTTGGAGATTCTTGACTCTTCCTTTattcctgcagggagcagcctccTCACAGGGCCAGAGGGGCTGATGGCCAAGGAGAGGGAGAACCTGAAGAGGCTCAAGTGCCTCCGGCGTTACCGGCAGCGCTACGGGGTGGAGGCTCTGCTGCACCGGCAGCTCCGCGAGCGCCGGGTCCTGGCCACCGACGGCGCGGCCCAGCAGGTCCGTGGGCACCCCCTGGATGGGTCTCTCCTCTTGTGTCTTTCTGGGAGTGACCCCAAGCCCATGCTGATTGACTCTTCCTGCAAGGACAGCCACCCTCCTGCTTTGTTGGGGTTTGTTGGAGCTCTTTGTGTCCACGCCTTGAGTGCTGGAGTCAGTTTTGGGCTCctcacagcaacaaaaacatCGAGGGtcaagtccagagaagggaagggactGCAGCACAAGAAGGGTCTGGAAAATTCCTGAGgggatgagggagctggcaagctcagcctggagaaaagggggctcagggtATTTGGAGgcttgaggatttttgggagctCCTGGGTCTGTAGGAGCTCATGAGTTGTGGAAGCAAATGGGTTTGTCAAGGCTCTCAGGGTTTTGGGAGCTCCTGGGTCTGAGTGAATCcattccagtgcctaaaggagCCTTAATGCAAAGAGAGAGTTTTAAATAGGCAGTGGCAGGACATGAGGGAGTGGTTTTAAACAAAGAGATGAGAGGTTTAGGTGGGATATTGAGAACAAATTCCTCCCTGCGAGGTgctggcacagagtgcccagagaagctgtggcagctccatccctggaagcaccCAAGGCTTGGTCAGATGTGGCTtagagcaacctgggatagtggaaggtgtccttaCCCATGGGAACAGGAGCTGAAGGAGGTGTAAGGTCtgtcccaacccaaaccattgtgtGATTTCAGGCACACACCACCCGCTCCAGCCAGCGCTGCTTGGCCTTTGTCGATGATGTGCGATGCTCCAACCCGTCCCTCCCGATGACCCGGCACTGCCTCACACGTATCCTTTAATCCTGACTCTCTTCtcagcattttccagcagtttGCCTCGTGGCTGtgcctcccttttccctctctggccCTGAATCAAGGCCATCAGTTTGCTGTAGCTGTTGGTTTCAAACAGGAGCCCAGAGGAAACGTCTCCCAGTCTGTTGGTGCTCCCATCCTGTGGAACTGCCAATTCGTGTGGGAGCAACaaagggctgggctcagggctggtcCTGCTGTGGCCTCCTGGGTCCAGAGCATCCAAACTGGGTGGGCAATGTACTTGGAAAGGCCTGAGCTGTGAGGGATGTACCTGAATcccctccagggacagggattccaccacctccctgagcagcccttcCAGTGTCagaccaccctttccatggaagaaattcctcctgatgatttcagaaattcctgaacctcccctgacaGTGCTTGAGGCTCTTTCCTCTTGCCCTGTCCCTCATTCCCTGGGAGCAAAGCCTGCCCCCAGCTGAGGACACACACACTGGAACATGGccttggggattttgggaaggtaATTCTGAGCCTGTTTGGAGCTGCTATGGCCCAGTTCAGTCTCTGTGACCCTTCAAAAGGTTCTTGTGTCTGTGAACAGCCAGTTCCACTTCCCAAATCAACCTCAGCTATTGGAAAGCCAGCACTGAAAGTTCCACTGGGATCCCCCAGCTCAGGAGTGACCCCTGATATGGGATCAAGGATTCCCCAGCTCAGGAATGACCCCTGATACGGGATCAGGGATCCCCCAGCTCAGGAGTGACCCCCAGTATGGGATCAAGGATCCCCCAGCTCAGGAGTGACCCCCAGTATGGGATCAAGGATCCCCCAGCTCAGGAACGACCCCCAATATGGGATCAAGGatctcccagctcaggaatgACCCCCAATACGGGATCAAGGATCCCCCATCTCAGAAATAACCCCCAGTATGGGGTCCATGACCCCAGCATTGC encodes:
- the KANSL2 gene encoding KAT8 regulatory NSL complex subunit 2, whose protein sequence is MNRIRIHVLPTSRGRLTPVPRPQEPLACAFAPRPCSQPRLEGQEFCIKHILEDRNAPFKQCSYVSTKNGKRCPNAAPKPEKKDGTSFCAEHARRNALALQAQVKKSNPGPVGETLLCQLSSYARAELGSQSTESTRSEASRILDEDSWSDCEQDPVTVDQTWRGDPDSEADSIDSDQEDPLKHAGVYTAEEVALIMREKLIRLQSLYIDQFKRLQHLLKEKKRRFLHSRKGEHEAIGSSLLTGPEGLMAKERENLKRLKCLRRYRQRYGVEALLHRQLRERRVLATDGAAQQAHTTRSSQRCLAFVDDVRCSNPSLPMTRHCLTHICQDTNQTLFKPCQGSEEVPCNKPVPVSLSEEPCCPLHLRLPPQMYVPEQVLAVPQELGAAPTDLYLSAAELQPTESLPLEFSDDLDVVGDGMQCPPSPLLFDPSVTLDPSLRDMAEAPIDILALEEPDRGSSSSSTPLLPAPEGPAQSHLPFQPGPRDEQQAEETASSTPARGAAANGSLEPGAVS